One Polyodon spathula isolate WHYD16114869_AA chromosome 58, ASM1765450v1, whole genome shotgun sequence genomic window carries:
- the LOC121307708 gene encoding serine/threonine-protein kinase ULK1-like, whose protein sequence is MASDDELSLLVIVVDVNPIWWGQQAQKEPEFTLSKCMDAVMVMSNTHLVMTRSNKLAIIASHCQESHFLYPSKHWKAGDFAGDESSCGSRDGKYELLTVGNDLITEEIKNLMERTEVRGHQTETLLAGSLAKALCYIHRVTKELEAGQEMKSRILVIKAAGDSALQYMNFMNVIFAAQKQSILIDACVLDADSGLLQQACDITGGLYLKVPQKIALAQYLLWVFLPDTDQRSQLVLPPPVHVDYRAACFCHRNLIEIGYVCSVCLSSRCRTHQCKMFTPPKIRYELSTFWVRVILLWFGCRRPVEFSASNYGQSVPIPVPTQIHNYQRIEQNLHCPSQHVSPRSGPPVRKSSSASPLGFGRSGTSPPIPGDHGTAFSSRRLSAGGSKPYQPSPQVGTIPEVPGQTFPLGSETRSRLQGGGLTVPEHLPQHGMGSRLHSAPNLLESGANSCRQKIKKQHSDPVVHRQCSQPQQVPSLQSGRQLRSSPKLSELVHRSPLPTILGSPTKAMPPFEFPKPTSSQNLVTLLAQQGLVLTPTRNRTIPDLKELGQPFCQQTGPCMRPVEENKGAFGRSLSAGKLSEMMLKAAFGGQVLDGGSRESLNTERPMDTTAPPSGDGADLHSGAMVVGSGCPAPVVFTVGSPPSGSTPPQTNRTRMFSVGSSSSLSSGGSFSGRQFLTGTCADGCEGPSGLRYGFSDPVAASLEGAVTFEAPELPEETLMEQEHTETLRSLRFTLAFVQCVMEIAATKGMVMEGGSSVTSSFQLQESMVADQISLLSREWSYAEQLVLYMKTTELLSASLHTAMESIKQGKLCPSTTVKQVVKKLNELYKSSVSSCRSLSARLQRFFYDKQKLMDRINSITADKLIYNHTVHMIQSAALDEMFHHGEASVQRYHKALLLMEGLSLIINEQADVENISKCKLCIERRLSALQSGLCA, encoded by the exons ATGGCGTCTG ATGATGAGCTGAGTCTCCTGGTGATTGTGGTGGATGTCAATCCCATTTGGTGGGGGCAGCAGGCACAAAAGGAACCCGAA TTCACGCTGTCAAAGTGCATGGACGCTGTGATGGTAATGAGCAACACTCATCTGGTCATGACCCGAAGCAACAAACTGGCAATCATCGCCAGCCACTGTCAGGAAAG tcattttttatACCCTAGTAAGCACTGGAAAGCTGGTGATTTTGCTGGTGATGAGTCTTCGTGTGGCAGCAGGGATGGGAAATATGAACTCCTAACTGTGGGGAATGATCTCATCACTGAAGAGATTAAAAACCTCATGGAAAGAA CTGAAGTGAGGGGCCATCAAACAGAGACGTTGCTGGCTGGATCTCTTGCAAAAGCGCTTTGCT ATATCCACAGGGTCACAAAGGAGCTAGAAG ctggACAAGAAATGAAATCAAGAATTCTG GTCATCAAGGCTGCAGGCGATTCTGCTTTACAATACATGAATTTCATGAATGTGATCTTTGCAGCACAAAAGCAG AGCATATTAATAGATGCCTGTGTTTTAGATGCTGACTCTGGACTTCTGCagcag GCATGTGACATAACTGGAGGGTTATATCTGAAAGTACCACAGAAGATAGCTCTGGCACAGTATTTGCTG TGGGTTTTTCTTCCTGATACTGATCAGAGGTCCCAGCTCGTTCTTCCACCGCCAGTGCATGTAGACTACAGGGCAGCTTGCTTCTGCCATCGAAACCTCATTGAGATCGGATACGTGTGTTCAGTCTGCTTATCAAGTAGGTGTCGGACACATCAATGCAAAATGttcaccccccccaaaataaGATATGAATTATCTACATTTT GGGTCAGGGTTATTTTACTTTGGTTTGGTTGCAGGAGGCCGGTTGAGTTTTCAGCCAGTAACTATGGACAGTCAGTACCGATCCCGGTTCCGACTCAGATTCACAACTACCAGCGCATCGAGCAGAACCTGCATTGCCCCAGCCAGCACGTCTCCCCCAG ATCCGGACCACCAGTGCGAAAGTCCAGCAGTGCTAGCCCCTTGGGATTCGGGAGGAGCGGGACCTCGCCACCCATCCCAGGAGATCACGGGACAGCCTTCAGCTCCCGCAGACTCTCAGCTGGAGGCTCCAAACCGTATCAGCCGTCCCCTCAAG ttGGCACCATCCCggaggtgcctggccagacctTTCCCCTGGGATCAGAGACTCGGAGTAGGCTACAGGGTGGAG GCCTGACAGTACCAGAGCACCTGCCTCAGCACGGCATGGGCTCCCGGCTTCACAGCGCCCCCAACTTGTTGGAGAGTGGTGCAAACTCCTGCAGGCAGAAGATAAAGAAGCAGCACTCGGACCCTGTAGTGCACCGGCAGTGCAGCCAGCCCCAGCAGGTCCCCTCACTGCAGTCCGGCCGCCAGCTGCGCTCCTCTCCCAAACTCTCTGAACTCGTGCACAGGAGTCCCCTGCCAACCATCCTGGGCTCCCCCACCAAG GCCATGCCTCCGTTTGAGTTCCCCAAACCCACCAGCTCCCAGAACCTGGTCACCTTACTGGCCCAGCAGGGCCTGGTCCTCACCCCGACACGCAACAGAACCATCCCGGATCTGAAGGAGTTGGGCCAGCCTTTCTGCCAGCAGACCGGCCCATGCATGAGGCCCGTGGAGGAGAACAAAGGAGCCTTTGGCAG GTCTCTCTCTGCGGGGAAGCTGTCTGAAATGATGTTGAAAGCAGCCTTCGGTGGGCAGGTGCTGGATGGTGGCAGCCGCGAGAGTCTGAACACAGAGAGGCCGATGGATACAACAG CACCCCCTAGTGGAGATGGTGCAGACCTGCACTCTGGTGCGATGGTGGTGGGATCTGGCTGCCCGGCTCCTGTGGTGTTCACTGTGGGGTCCCCTCCCAGCGGCAGCACCCCTCCACAGACAAACAGGACCAGAATGTTCTCAG ttgGCTCCTCTAGCTCTTTGAGTTCAGGAGGGTCCTTCAGTGGCAGACAGTTCCTGACAGGCACATGTGCAGATGGCTGTGAGGGTCCTTCCGGTCTCCGGTATGGCTTCAGTGACCCTGTGGCGGCCAGTCTAGAGGGTGCGGTGACCTTCGAAGCCCCGGAGCTTCCTGAGGAGACCCTGATGGAG CAGGAACACACAGAGACTCTGAGGAGCCTGCGCTTCACGCTGGCCTTCGTTCAGTGCGTGATGGAGATCGCTGCCACCAAGGGCATGGTCATGGAGGGGGGCAGCTCGGTGACATCATCCTTCCAGTTGCAGGAGAGCATGGTGGCTGACCAGATCAGCCTCCTGAGCAGGGAGTGGAG TTACGCAGAGCAGCTGGTCCTGTATATGAAGACCACAGAgcttctctctgcctctctgcacACAGCCATGGAAAGCATCAAACAAGGAAAGCTCTGTCCCTCCACCACTGTCAAGCAAG TGGTAAAGAAGCTGAACGAGCTGTACAAGTCGAGCGTGTCATCCTGCCGCTCCCTCAGCGCCCGCCTGCAGAGGTTCTTCTACGACAAGCAGAAGCTGATGGATCGGATCAACAGCATCACCGCAGATAAGCTCATCTACAACCACACCGTCCACATG ATTCAGTCAGCTGCTCTGGATGAGATGTTCCACCATGGCGAGGCGTCGGTACAGAGATACCACAAGGCTCTGCTGTTGATGGAGGGGCTGTCTCTCATCATTAATGAGCAGGCCGATGTGGAAAACATCAGCAAAT